A portion of the Vulpes vulpes isolate BD-2025 chromosome 5, VulVul3, whole genome shotgun sequence genome contains these proteins:
- the LOC112930634 gene encoding olfactory receptor 9G1-like, which translates to MERGNHTVTEFILVGFTTDPVMQLVLFVVFLGVYSLTVVANATLIVLICNDSRLHTPMYFFIGNLSFLDLWYSSVYTPKILMTCISEDKSISFAGCVCQFFFSAGLAYTECYLLAAMAYDRYMAISKPLRYAQAMSIKLCAFLVASSYLGAFINSSIITKRTFALDFCSGNVIDDFFCDLLPLVKLACGRKDGYQAILYFLLASNVITPTVLILASYLFIIGAILRIRSTQGRLKAFSTCSSHLVSVTLYYGSILYIYSRPRSSYSLDTDKIVSTFYTVVFPMLNPMIYSLRNKDVKEALNKLIK; encoded by the coding sequence ATGGAGAGAGGCAATCACACAGTGACTGAGTTCATCCTGGTGGGGTTCACGACAGACCCAGTGATGCAGCTGGTCCTGTTTGTGGTATTCCTTGGCGTGTACTCTCTGACTGTGGTAGCAAACGCCACCCTCATAGTTTTGATCTGTAATGACTCCCGGCTGCACACAcccatgtattttttcattgGGAATCTATCTTTTCTGGATCTCTGGTATTCCTCTGTCTACACTCCGAAAATCCTCATGACCTGCATCTCTGAAGACAAAAGCATCTCCTTTGCTGGCTGTGTATGTCAGTTCTTCTTCTCTGCAGGGCTGGCATATACTGAGTGTTACCTGTTGGCTGCCATGGCTTATGACCGCTATATGGCCATCTCAAAGCCACTGCGCTATGCTCAGGCCATGTCTATAAAGCTGTGTGCTTTTTTGGTAGCATCCTCATACCTTGGTGCTTTTATTAACTCTTCTATCATCACCAAAAGAACTTTTGCCTTGGACTTCTGTAGTGGCAATGTTATTGATGACTTTTTTTGTGATTTGCTGCCTCTAGTGAAGTTGGCTTGTGGCAGAAAAGATGGCTACCAGGCTATACTGTACTTCCTCCTGGCCTCCAATGTCATCACCCCCACAGTGCTCATCCTAGCCTCCTACCTGTTCATCATTGGTGCCATCTTGAGGATCCGCTCCACCCAGGGCCGACTCAAAGCCTTCTCTACGTGTTCCTCACACCTGGTCTCTGTCACCTTGTACTATGGCTCCATTCTCTACATCTACTCTCGTCCCCGATCTAGCTATTCTTTGGACACAGACAAAATAGTTTCTACATTTTATACTGTGGTGTTCCCCATGCTGAATCCCATGATCTACAGCCTGAGGAATAAGGATGTGAAAGAGGCTCTGAATAAACTCATTAAATAA